Proteins encoded within one genomic window of Lynx canadensis isolate LIC74 chromosome B4, mLynCan4.pri.v2, whole genome shotgun sequence:
- the LOC115518706 gene encoding LOW QUALITY PROTEIN: keratin, type II cytoskeletal 3-like (The sequence of the model RefSeq protein was modified relative to this genomic sequence to represent the inferred CDS: inserted 1 base in 1 codon; substituted 1 base at 1 genomic stop codon), which translates to MSGECQSPVCIFVVSQTSSSKNISAGSTSSSSSSSNGIWATEVARASKGTGQWRYGGFGGIPGGSGGHEGSGGFPLSIQEVTINQSLLQSLNIGINPLDQEGEDQEKQQIKMFNDKVASFIDKVWFLEQQNKVLETKWTLLQEQGSSSNSNDNHLEPXFENYISSLKAFLDGLHTEKDKLEGELRSREETGEDFKKRYEEKTNKRMAAENGFVVLKKDVDVTYMTKVELEAKVETVTDEINFLKALYDAVNTSDTSVVLSMDNSCCLDLDNITAEVRAQYEAIAQRSKAEAEVLYQTKLGELQTTAGRHGDDLKNTKSEISELNRMIQKLRAEIESAKKQNANLQTAIADAKQGGELALRDTNAKLXDLKAALQQAKEDLARLLWEYQELMNVKLALDIEIATYRTLLEGEECRMSGECQSSVSIEMVHNTSSGGDSGCAQGGAALEGRAGAHKGLGSRGGSVVRGGFSSSGGSCAISGGGSNSSRQVLQSSSQSWRSHHKFPTWRHAPGVSRPQPPSSACTPQFCVLFHNPWDPLPLHL; encoded by the exons gggcaaTGGAGATATGGTGGTTTTGGAGGCATTCCTGGTGGATCTGGGGGCCATGAGGGTTCAGGGGGCTTTCCCCTCAGCATCCAGGAGGTGACCATCAACCAGAGCCTCCTTCAGTCCCTGAACATAGGAATCAACCCTCTAGATCAGGAGGGTGAAGACCAAGAGAAGCAGCAAATCAAGATGTTCAATGACAAGGTTGCTTCCTTCATCGACAAG GTGTGGTTCCTGGAGCAGCAGAACAAGGTCCTCGAGACCAAGTGGACCCTCCTTCAGGAGCAGGGCTCCAGTTCTAATAGCAACGACAACCACCTTGAGC TTTTTGAGAACTACATCAGTAGCCTCAAGGCCTTCCTGGATGGGCTGCACACAGAGAAGGACAAGCTGGAGGGTGAgctgaggagcagggaggagacGGGAGAAGACTTCAAGAAGAG GTATGAAGAGAAGACCAACAAGCGCATGGCTGCAGAGAATGGCTTCGTGGTCTTGAAGAAG GATGTCGATGTTACCTACATGACCAAAGTGGAACTGGAGGCCAAAGTGGAGACTGTGACAGATGAGATCAACTTCCTGAAGGCCCTCTATGATGCTGTGA ACACCAGTGACACGTCTGTGGTCCTGTCCATGGACAACAGCTGCTGCCTGGACCTGGACAACATCACTGCTGAGGTCCGTGCACAGTATGAGGCGATTGCCCAGAGGAGTAAGGCAGAGGCCGAGGTGCTCTACCAGACCAAG TTGGGGGAGCTGCAGACCACAGCCGGCAGGCATGGAGATGACCTGAAGAACACCAAGAGCGAGATCTCTGAACTCAACAGAATGATCCAGAAGCTGCGGGCCGAGATCGAGAGTGCCAAGAAGcag AATGCCAACCTGCAGACAGCCATCGCTGATGCAAAGCAGGGCGGGGAGCTGGCCCTCAGGGACACCAATGCCAAGCTCTAAGACCTCAAGGCTGCCCTGCAGCAGGCCAAGGAGGACCTGGCCAGGCTGCTCTGGGAGTACCAGGAGCTGATGAATGTCAAACTGGCCCTGGACATTGAGATTGCCACCTACCGGACCCTCCTGGAGGGCGAGGAGTGCAG GATGTCTGGCGAGTGCCAGAGTTCTGTTAGCATTG AGATGGTACACAACACCAGCAGCGGAGGCGACAGCGGCTGTGCCCAGGGAGGGGCCGCCCtggaaggcagagctggggcccaCAAGGGCCTGGGCTCCAGAGGGGGCTCGGTGGTACGCGGGGGCTTCTCTAGTTCGGGGGGCTCATGTGCCATCAGTGGGGGTGGCAGCAACAGCTCCCGCCAGGTCTTGCAAAGTTCCTCCCAGAGCTGGCGGTCCCACCACAAATTTCCCACCTGGCGCCATGCCCCAGGTGTCTCAAGACCCCAGCCCCCTTCGTCTGCCTGCACACCCCAGTTCTGCGTGCTGTTCCACAACCCGTGGGACCCTTTACCACTGCATCTCTGA
- the LOC115519022 gene encoding keratin, type II cytoskeletal 1b-like isoform X1, translating to MSRQFSSRSAFSSRSRRFYNISSSAGSGGGSRAVGSVCQARGRCGGGGYGGHARGFGSRSLYNLGGSKSISISLVGRSASGFCQGGGVGGGLGGGRSFGGGGFGGGGYGGGAFGGSSFGLGGFGPSCPPGGIQEVTINQSLLQPLHLEVDPEIQKVKTREREQIMALNNKFASFIDKVRFLEQQNQVLQTKWELLQQVNTSTRTNNLEPVLESYIGELQRQVDFLNAEQMRQNSEIRSMQDIVEDYKSKYEEEINRRTSTENDFVVLKKDVDAAYMGKVDLQSKADALFGEVNFLKYLFEMELSQMQTHISDTNVILSMDNNRSLDLDSIIDAVRAQYELIAQKSKDEAEALYQTKYQELQISAGRHGDELKSSKMEIAELNRTIQRLQAEISNIKKQIDQMHVAISDAEERGEQALQDAQQKLQGMEAALQQAKEELARLLRDYQALLGAKLSLDVEIATYRKLLEGEESRMSGELQSHVSISVQSSQTTVSGGGGGGGRGSGAYGGGYSGGSSLRGSGYSGGSRGGGGGGYSGGSSGSYGGSSRGSSKYGGRGGGGSSRVQIIQTSTNTSHRRILE from the exons ATGAGCCGCCAATTTAGCTCTCGGTCAGCATTTAGCTCCAGGAGCAGGCGGTTTTACAACATTAGCTCTTCCGCGGGCTCTGGTGGTGGGAGTCGGGCTGTGGGGTCTGTGTGTCAGGCCCGAGGCAGGTGTGGTGGTGGAGGGTATGGGGGCCACGCCAGGGGGTTTGGTTCTAGGAGCCTCTACAATCTGGGAGGCAGCAAAAGCATCTCCATTAGCCTAGTGGGGAGAAGTGCCAGTGGTTTCTGccagggtgggggagtgggagggggactTGGAGGGGGCAGAAGCTTTGGGGGTGGTGGCTTTGGAGGTGGTGGCTATGGAGGAGGTGCTTTTGGGGGTAGCAGTTTTGGGCTTGGGGGCTTTGGTCCTTCCTGTCCCCCAGGGGGCATCCAAGAGGTGACTATTAACCAGAGCCTCCTGCAGCCACTTCACTTGGAGGTGGACCCTGAAATTCAGAAAGTCAAGACCCGGGAGCGGGAGCAGATCATGGCCCTCAACAACAAGTTTGCCTCCTTCATCGACAAG GTGCGATTCCTGGAGCAGCAGAATCAGGTGCTACAAACCAAATGGGAGCTGCTGCAACAGGTGAACACCTCTACTCGGACCAATAACCTGGAGCCCGTCTTGGAGAGCTACATCGGCGAGCTACAGAGGCAGGTGGATTTTCTCAATGCCGAGCAGATGCGCCAGAACTCAGAAATCAGGAGTATGCAGGACATCGTGGAGGACTACAAGAGCAA ATATGAGGAAGAAATCAACCGGAGGACCAGTACTGAGAATGACTTTGTCGTCTTGAAGAAG GACGTGGATGCTGCTTACATGGGCAAGGTGGACCTACAGTCCAAGGCGGATGCTCTGTTTGGGGAGGTCAatttcctgaaatatttatttgagatg GAGCTGTCCCAGATGCAGACACACATCAGTGACACCAATGTCATCTTGTCTATGGACAACAACCGCTCCCTGGATCTGGACAGCATCATTGACGCAGTGCGGGCCCAGTATGAGCTGATCGCACAGAAGAGCAAGGACGAGGCCGAGGCGCTGTACCAGACCAAG TACCAGGAGCTCCAGATCTCCGCGGGCAGGCACGGAGACGAGCTGAAGAGCAGCAAGATGGAGATTGCTGAGCTGAACCGAACCATCCAGCGGCTGCAAGCAGAGATCAGCAACATCAAGAAGCAG ATCGACCAGATGCACGTGGCCATTTCGGATGCcgaggagagaggagagcaggccCTTCAGGACGCGCAGCAGAAGCTCCAAGGCATGGAGGCCGCCCTGCAGCAGGCCAAGGAGGAGCTGGCCCGGCTGCTACGGGACTACCAGGCGCTGCTGGGGGCCAAGCTGTCCCTGGATGTGGAGATCGCCACCTACCGGAAGCTGCTGGAGGGCGAGGAGAGCAG GATGTCAGGGGAGCTGCAGAGCCACGTCAGCATCT CGGTGCAGAGCAGCCAGACTACCGTcagcggcggcggaggcggcggtgGCCGAGGCTCTGGAGCTTACGGCGGTGGCTACAGTGGCGGCAGCTCCCTCAGAGGCAGCGGCTACAGCGGGGGCTCCCGAGGGGGCGGTGGAGGTGGTTATTCGGGCGGCAGCAGCGGGAGCTATGGAGGAAGCAGCAGGGGCAGCAGCAAGTACGGAGGCAGAGGCGGCGGGGGCTCCTCCCGCGTGCAGATCATCCAAACCTCCACCAACACCTCCCACAGGCGAATCCTGGAGTAG
- the LOC115519022 gene encoding keratin, type II cytoskeletal 1b-like isoform X2: protein MSRQFSSRSAFSSRSRRFYNISSSAGSGGGSRAVGSVCQARGRCGGGGYGGHARGFGSRSLYNLGGSKSISISLVGRSASGFCQGGGVGGGLGGGRSFGGGGFGGGGYGGGAFGGSSFGLGGFGPSCPPGGIQEVTINQSLLQPLHLEVDPEIQKVKTREREQIMALNNKFASFIDKVRFLEQQNQVLQTKWELLQQVNTSTRTNNLEPVLESYIGELQRQVDFLNAEQMRQNSEIRSMQDIVEDYKSKYEEEINRRTSTENDFVVLKKDVDAAYMGKVDLQSKADALFGEVNFLKYLFEMELSQMQTHISDTNVILSMDNNRSLDLDSIIDAVRAQYELIAQKSKDEAEALYQTKYQELQISAGRHGDELKSSKMEIAELNRTIQRLQAEISNIKKQIDQMHVAISDAEERGEQALQDAQQKLQGMEAALQQAKEELARLLRDYQALLGAKLSLDVEIATYRKLLEGEESRMSGELQSHVSISVQSSQTTVSGGGGSGYSGGSRGGGGGGYSGGSSGSYGGSSRGSSKYGGRGGGGSSRVQIIQTSTNTSHRRILE, encoded by the exons ATGAGCCGCCAATTTAGCTCTCGGTCAGCATTTAGCTCCAGGAGCAGGCGGTTTTACAACATTAGCTCTTCCGCGGGCTCTGGTGGTGGGAGTCGGGCTGTGGGGTCTGTGTGTCAGGCCCGAGGCAGGTGTGGTGGTGGAGGGTATGGGGGCCACGCCAGGGGGTTTGGTTCTAGGAGCCTCTACAATCTGGGAGGCAGCAAAAGCATCTCCATTAGCCTAGTGGGGAGAAGTGCCAGTGGTTTCTGccagggtgggggagtgggagggggactTGGAGGGGGCAGAAGCTTTGGGGGTGGTGGCTTTGGAGGTGGTGGCTATGGAGGAGGTGCTTTTGGGGGTAGCAGTTTTGGGCTTGGGGGCTTTGGTCCTTCCTGTCCCCCAGGGGGCATCCAAGAGGTGACTATTAACCAGAGCCTCCTGCAGCCACTTCACTTGGAGGTGGACCCTGAAATTCAGAAAGTCAAGACCCGGGAGCGGGAGCAGATCATGGCCCTCAACAACAAGTTTGCCTCCTTCATCGACAAG GTGCGATTCCTGGAGCAGCAGAATCAGGTGCTACAAACCAAATGGGAGCTGCTGCAACAGGTGAACACCTCTACTCGGACCAATAACCTGGAGCCCGTCTTGGAGAGCTACATCGGCGAGCTACAGAGGCAGGTGGATTTTCTCAATGCCGAGCAGATGCGCCAGAACTCAGAAATCAGGAGTATGCAGGACATCGTGGAGGACTACAAGAGCAA ATATGAGGAAGAAATCAACCGGAGGACCAGTACTGAGAATGACTTTGTCGTCTTGAAGAAG GACGTGGATGCTGCTTACATGGGCAAGGTGGACCTACAGTCCAAGGCGGATGCTCTGTTTGGGGAGGTCAatttcctgaaatatttatttgagatg GAGCTGTCCCAGATGCAGACACACATCAGTGACACCAATGTCATCTTGTCTATGGACAACAACCGCTCCCTGGATCTGGACAGCATCATTGACGCAGTGCGGGCCCAGTATGAGCTGATCGCACAGAAGAGCAAGGACGAGGCCGAGGCGCTGTACCAGACCAAG TACCAGGAGCTCCAGATCTCCGCGGGCAGGCACGGAGACGAGCTGAAGAGCAGCAAGATGGAGATTGCTGAGCTGAACCGAACCATCCAGCGGCTGCAAGCAGAGATCAGCAACATCAAGAAGCAG ATCGACCAGATGCACGTGGCCATTTCGGATGCcgaggagagaggagagcaggccCTTCAGGACGCGCAGCAGAAGCTCCAAGGCATGGAGGCCGCCCTGCAGCAGGCCAAGGAGGAGCTGGCCCGGCTGCTACGGGACTACCAGGCGCTGCTGGGGGCCAAGCTGTCCCTGGATGTGGAGATCGCCACCTACCGGAAGCTGCTGGAGGGCGAGGAGAGCAG GATGTCAGGGGAGCTGCAGAGCCACGTCAGCATCT CGGTGCAGAGCAGCCAGACTACCGTcagcggcggcggag GCAGCGGCTACAGCGGGGGCTCCCGAGGGGGCGGTGGAGGTGGTTATTCGGGCGGCAGCAGCGGGAGCTATGGAGGAAGCAGCAGGGGCAGCAGCAAGTACGGAGGCAGAGGCGGCGGGGGCTCCTCCCGCGTGCAGATCATCCAAACCTCCACCAACACCTCCCACAGGCGAATCCTGGAGTAG